From one Treponema denticola genomic stretch:
- a CDS encoding alanine--tRNA ligase: protein MNKNITIDELRSKYIDFFKSKGHVEISGRSLIPENDPTVLFTTAGMHPLVPYLMGEPHPAGTRLTDVQKCVRTGDIDDVGDASHLTFFEMLGNWSLGDYFKKESIAYSFEFLTDEKYLGIPIDKLSFTVFEGNEDAPRDEESASIWESLGVSKDRIFFLPKEDNWWGPAGETGPCGPDTEIFIDTGKPACGSNCRPGCNCGKYVEIWNNVFMQYHKNMDGSYSPLERKCVDTGMGVERTVAMLQGKSSVYNTEAFTSIIKSIEDISGVKYGDNEKTDTSIRIIADHVRTACFILGDPKTTLPSNIGAGYVLRRLIRRAVRHGKKLGIDGNFLSVPASAVIAQNAGFYTELKENETLILTELKAEEDKFLETLKKGEAEFEKMLPNLLKNPKKIIPGRMAFKLYDTYGFPIELTEELASESGLTVNREEFDEAFKKHQELSRAGSEQVFKGGLADHSEQTTAYHTATHLLHKALRMVLGDHVQQKGSNITAERLRFDFSHPEPMTDAEKKEVERLVNEAIKADLPVTMEVMPLEEAKKIGAMALFGEKYEDVVKVYKIGDFSTEVCGGPHVERTGVLGNFVIKKEQSSSSGVRRIRAVLEH from the coding sequence ATGAATAAAAATATTACGATTGATGAACTGCGTTCAAAATATATAGACTTTTTTAAAAGCAAGGGACATGTGGAAATTTCGGGGAGGTCTCTTATCCCTGAAAATGACCCCACGGTTTTATTTACAACTGCCGGTATGCACCCGCTGGTCCCTTATTTAATGGGGGAGCCTCATCCTGCGGGAACCCGTTTAACCGATGTGCAAAAATGTGTGCGTACGGGCGATATAGATGATGTAGGGGATGCTTCTCACCTGACTTTTTTTGAAATGCTGGGAAACTGGTCTTTGGGAGATTATTTTAAAAAAGAATCAATTGCCTATAGCTTCGAATTTTTAACCGACGAAAAATATTTAGGGATTCCTATAGATAAACTTTCCTTTACGGTCTTTGAAGGAAATGAAGATGCTCCCCGTGATGAAGAATCGGCTTCTATTTGGGAAAGTCTGGGTGTCTCTAAAGATAGAATTTTCTTTTTACCGAAAGAAGATAACTGGTGGGGCCCTGCCGGTGAAACAGGCCCATGCGGTCCCGATACCGAAATTTTTATAGATACGGGGAAACCTGCCTGCGGTTCAAATTGCCGCCCCGGCTGTAACTGCGGTAAATATGTAGAAATATGGAACAATGTTTTTATGCAATATCATAAAAACATGGACGGATCATACTCTCCATTGGAAAGAAAATGCGTAGATACGGGAATGGGTGTCGAGCGAACAGTCGCCATGCTTCAAGGAAAGTCTTCCGTTTATAATACGGAAGCCTTTACTTCAATTATTAAATCTATCGAAGACATAAGCGGCGTAAAATACGGCGATAACGAAAAAACCGATACCTCTATCAGAATTATAGCCGACCATGTCCGAACAGCCTGTTTTATCTTGGGAGATCCAAAAACTACGCTTCCGTCAAATATCGGAGCAGGCTATGTTTTAAGAAGGCTTATCAGGCGGGCTGTAAGGCACGGCAAAAAACTCGGCATAGACGGCAACTTTTTATCCGTTCCGGCTTCTGCCGTTATCGCTCAAAATGCCGGTTTTTATACCGAACTAAAAGAAAATGAAACTCTGATTTTAACGGAGCTTAAGGCCGAAGAGGATAAATTCCTTGAAACCTTAAAAAAAGGCGAGGCAGAATTCGAAAAAATGCTTCCGAACCTTTTAAAAAATCCTAAAAAGATTATTCCTGGAAGAATGGCCTTTAAACTCTATGATACCTACGGCTTTCCTATCGAATTAACGGAAGAACTTGCCTCCGAATCGGGGCTGACCGTAAACAGGGAAGAATTTGATGAAGCTTTTAAAAAGCATCAGGAGCTGTCCAGAGCCGGAAGCGAACAGGTATTTAAGGGCGGTCTTGCCGACCATTCGGAGCAGACAACGGCCTATCATACGGCAACCCATCTTTTGCACAAGGCTTTAAGAATGGTTTTAGGCGATCATGTTCAGCAAAAGGGCTCGAATATAACGGCTGAAAGGCTCCGTTTTGACTTTTCTCATCCCGAACCCATGACGGATGCCGAAAAAAAAGAGGTTGAAAGGCTTGTAAATGAGGCTATCAAGGCCGATTTACCCGTAACTATGGAAGTTATGCCATTGGAAGAAGCAAAAAAAATAGGAGCGATGGCTCTTTTCGGCGAAAAATATGAAGATGTTGTTAAGGTATACAAAATAGGAGACTTTTCTACCGAGGTTTGCGGTGGCCCCCATGTCGAAAGAACCGGCGTTTTGGGAAATTTTGTGATAAAAAAAGAACAGTCTTCTTCGTCGGGGGTCAGGCGCATAAGGGCAGTACTTGAACATTAA
- the nusB gene encoding transcription antitermination factor NusB, with protein MSVGRRRGRILAFQALVAWDMGVSVLDDLLTFSWQQTEKLESELEPDKYLFPKMMVLGTIENITEIDKIIQENLDNWVMDRLNSVDKAILRLSVYSLLYQKDTPPPIVIDEAINLAKDFGTDDSYKFVNAVLDSIKNKS; from the coding sequence ATGAGTGTAGGCAGACGCAGAGGACGGATTCTCGCTTTTCAAGCTCTTGTTGCTTGGGATATGGGGGTATCCGTCCTTGATGATTTATTGACATTTTCTTGGCAGCAAACCGAGAAATTGGAATCCGAGCTTGAGCCCGATAAGTATCTCTTTCCTAAGATGATGGTCTTGGGTACAATCGAAAATATAACCGAAATAGATAAGATAATTCAGGAAAATCTGGATAACTGGGTTATGGATCGGCTTAATTCGGTTGATAAGGCTATTTTAAGATTGAGTGTCTATTCTCTTCTTTATCAAAAAGATACCCCTCCGCCCATTGTGATAGATGAGGCTATAAATTTGGCCAAAGATTTCGGTACCGATGATTCCTATAAATTTGTAAATGCGGTACTTGACAGTATTAAAAATAAGTCTTAA
- a CDS encoding MOSP complex formation periplasmic protein, TDE1658 family, which produces MKKKVFIVVMLIGFLGVLSAQNDLQVIAQVNLSKKEPITLGQLKKLVRFAESQGGSVATNDDKKLVLESLMRTKLLVQAAEKENIKISNSQVDNAFNDALSTIVNSPITESEFAKLIKQKENISLDEFMKKQTGCTVEELKKIIKDNIIIQTYINSKHQAEIIKMATPTDAQIRSYYEMKKGELVRPDMVKMLFVAVKKEGKDKEEIDKINELHKKVKKNIKEIANIKKNAEAGNYVAQEGYIPKTAAGAQVLNTTPEALMEIFSKDVNYIFDIQDRVDSRQFFVITEKLDAKILTLSDIPDPSSKITLYDQIKSLLSQGLALNAVQSLIQTTYETLRTDDNCKILKSDAELDKLLKW; this is translated from the coding sequence ATGAAAAAGAAAGTTTTTATTGTAGTGATGTTGATTGGTTTTTTGGGTGTTTTGTCTGCCCAAAATGATTTACAGGTTATTGCACAGGTGAACCTGTCAAAAAAGGAACCTATAACTCTCGGGCAGCTTAAAAAGCTTGTAAGATTTGCCGAATCTCAAGGCGGAAGTGTAGCTACAAATGATGATAAAAAGCTTGTTTTGGAAAGTTTAATGCGTACCAAGCTTTTGGTTCAGGCTGCCGAAAAAGAAAATATTAAGATTTCAAATTCCCAAGTAGATAATGCTTTTAACGATGCTCTTTCAACAATAGTAAATTCCCCGATAACGGAAAGCGAATTCGCAAAATTAATAAAACAAAAAGAAAATATATCGCTTGACGAGTTTATGAAAAAGCAAACAGGTTGTACTGTTGAAGAACTCAAAAAAATTATCAAAGATAATATTATAATTCAAACCTATATAAATTCAAAACATCAAGCAGAAATTATAAAAATGGCAACACCTACAGATGCTCAGATACGTTCATACTATGAAATGAAAAAAGGTGAATTGGTTCGTCCCGATATGGTCAAAATGCTTTTTGTCGCCGTAAAAAAAGAAGGTAAAGACAAGGAAGAAATCGATAAAATTAATGAATTACACAAAAAGGTTAAAAAGAACATAAAAGAGATTGCAAACATCAAGAAAAATGCAGAAGCCGGTAATTATGTAGCCCAAGAAGGTTATATACCTAAAACAGCAGCGGGCGCTCAGGTGTTAAATACTACTCCTGAAGCCTTAATGGAAATTTTCTCAAAAGATGTAAACTATATATTTGACATACAGGATAGGGTAGACAGCAGACAGTTTTTTGTTATAACGGAAAAGCTTGATGCTAAAATTTTGACTTTAAGCGATATCCCTGATCCCTCATCTAAAATTACTCTTTATGATCAGATAAAGAGCCTTCTTTCTCAGGGACTTGCACTGAATGCCGTTCAATCTCTTATTCAGACTACGTACGAAACTTTACGCACCGATGATAATTGCAAAATATTAAAAAGCGATGCGGAACTTGATAAACTTCTTAAGTGGTAA
- a CDS encoding leucine-rich repeat domain-containing protein → MKKLFTFVVIRTVIFAVLLSSFCMSCKQTVTVVKEPYEVNTNANRIKILVIGEHLKKEKVSFWVEKGAVGSEVKKEAEKLITFTFGYELASWKLNQQNGADISDKEKFTDDSVLFAVAKKIDEPQNTNITIRIKQIEHTTVSEPEFPVGSRSSWLSIKETAIKRLTVDPGYELIGWKLRTEDSVFINDSYTFESNTDIFPVVRQQGSPQLEKFTLSIFGDSNITVKRQTLTVEKGTKWSEVKQAATDSIECADGYECIAWKIDNQSGAVLTDDHEFTADTKLFAEEKKIPVPPAEMITITVQGDDGIEVKKDSIKVKKNSVWTGIKTAVASCAVCKQYYEFVQWKLTGATGIEITNETSFTEDVTVFAVSKRKTVTVRIAGNDKVTVNTASLTIHCGSLLSEVKPKIKDCISVKNDLSISWLLGDENGTSITDNYCFASDSTVFVKAFDTGIFKLDSSGAIIGYTCLPKNLPAHLVIPEQIGGKTITTISQNVFADCNAIKSVSFPKTLISVQQNAFKNCAELQAVEFADGGTQCVYNTFDQCKKLAKVTILGGVVKYNFRYAFQSTSQLHISEIVLCEGVTKIEGYAFYNLADITKITISATVTDIGTNAFANCKSIKTVEFKKGSVTIGDNAFYDCNQITELRILSGDITFPCSSILGNKISQLYLGEEVTSICPNAFSGCTQLTGLDISHCKKLTSVHASAFSNCTSLEVLKLPASLEFIDNSAFLSCSGIAELNIAHCENLKSIKSSCFENCSNLKTVQLPKSIETIENRAFYGCYQIEQVDLSPYSKLTKIENSVFSGCSALRSITFPDNLERIGNSAFNNCYALMAVQFPKNLEQIGNYAFSNCYALTAVQLPNNLKRIGNYSFSDCSALTAVQLPNNLLEIGRSAFYNCSAITGITFGQKLRTIQDNAFEKCRGIRGALDMLACTNLTEIGGSAFLDCSAITEIKLPASLQTLKDKSFANCIALKKVVLGNGAITHTTGTSDSFLKCKSIKELTILSGKVTFKVKDMLADSYKTISSVVFGEDVTEIGSTAFTECLGIKGVLDLSQCDKLTSIGYLAFYGCSKLLGVRLPKNLTKIDSSAFSSCIGLSGVLDMSACNKLVSLGSSAFYGCSNISGIRFPKNIKTIGSSCFANCYNIKGSIDMSGCTELQKIENSIFSSDKKIQTVKFPPNITEIADSAFLKCSGLTEIKLPESLTKIGNKAFGECTALASVEFGNSDILIATGNDASFYNDKDITKLTVLKGNINFKCSDAFPASRQKIKTLILGEGVTGIGASAFSGCIGIEGTLNLGNCRELTAIGNQAFNSCYGITGVQFPASLQTLGESAFNGCNGINTMIDLSQCTSMQSIGKSAFYNCKKITGVKFPNSLKSIGSSAFCQCVELEGMVDLSSCLDLKIIDEKLFQGCGLISGLELPKTISEIKSSAFENCKKIAAVDLSSCADLTTIGVQAFKSCTEAVITLPGKVNSVGTAAFGNSNGLYCKKVRIPRGADGNSLKDRVKSSGYTETRIERY, encoded by the coding sequence ATGAAGAAGCTTTTTACTTTTGTTGTTATTAGAACTGTGATTTTTGCTGTTTTGCTGAGCAGTTTTTGTATGAGCTGTAAGCAAACAGTAACAGTTGTTAAAGAACCGTATGAGGTAAATACCAATGCAAATCGGATTAAAATACTGGTAATTGGTGAGCATTTAAAAAAAGAAAAAGTTTCGTTTTGGGTTGAAAAAGGAGCTGTAGGTTCTGAGGTAAAAAAAGAAGCTGAAAAACTGATTACTTTTACTTTTGGCTATGAACTTGCTTCATGGAAATTGAATCAACAAAACGGTGCGGATATAAGCGATAAGGAAAAATTTACCGACGATTCAGTTCTCTTTGCGGTTGCAAAAAAAATAGACGAGCCGCAAAATACCAATATTACGATTAGAATCAAGCAGATTGAGCATACAACAGTATCGGAGCCTGAGTTTCCCGTTGGGTCAAGGTCATCTTGGCTCAGCATCAAAGAAACAGCAATCAAGCGTCTTACTGTTGACCCAGGGTATGAGCTTATCGGTTGGAAACTTCGCACAGAGGACAGTGTTTTTATCAATGATTCATATACCTTTGAAAGCAATACGGATATTTTTCCGGTTGTTAGACAGCAAGGCTCACCGCAATTAGAAAAGTTTACTTTGAGTATATTCGGCGATAGTAATATAACAGTAAAGCGGCAAACGCTGACGGTTGAAAAAGGCACAAAGTGGTCTGAGGTTAAACAGGCAGCAACTGATAGTATAGAATGTGCTGATGGCTATGAGTGTATAGCTTGGAAAATCGACAATCAAAGCGGTGCGGTTTTAACCGACGACCATGAGTTTACAGCAGACACAAAACTGTTTGCTGAAGAAAAAAAAATTCCTGTTCCTCCGGCCGAAATGATTACCATAACCGTTCAAGGTGATGACGGTATCGAAGTAAAAAAAGATAGTATAAAGGTAAAAAAGAATTCCGTCTGGACCGGTATAAAAACCGCTGTTGCATCGTGTGCGGTATGTAAACAGTATTACGAATTTGTGCAATGGAAACTGACCGGTGCGACAGGAATCGAAATAACAAACGAAACCTCATTCACGGAAGATGTAACTGTTTTTGCCGTGTCCAAGCGAAAAACTGTCACCGTCCGTATTGCAGGAAATGACAAAGTTACGGTAAACACAGCAAGTCTTACTATTCACTGTGGGTCGCTTTTGTCTGAAGTAAAACCTAAAATTAAAGATTGCATAAGCGTTAAAAACGATTTGAGTATCAGCTGGCTGCTTGGTGATGAAAATGGTACGAGTATAACGGATAACTATTGTTTTGCCTCTGATAGTACCGTCTTTGTTAAAGCATTTGACACAGGAATTTTTAAGCTGGATAGCAGCGGGGCGATTATCGGATATACTTGTCTGCCTAAAAACTTACCGGCACATCTTGTTATACCAGAGCAAATCGGCGGAAAAACCATTACAACAATAAGCCAGAATGTATTTGCCGACTGTAATGCAATAAAAAGCGTTTCTTTCCCAAAGACGCTAATTAGCGTACAACAAAATGCTTTTAAAAATTGTGCGGAACTTCAAGCAGTTGAATTTGCAGATGGGGGAACACAATGTGTCTATAATACTTTTGATCAATGCAAAAAATTGGCAAAAGTTACAATCTTGGGCGGTGTGGTAAAGTACAACTTCCGCTATGCGTTTCAAAGTACGTCTCAGCTGCATATTTCTGAAATTGTATTATGTGAAGGTGTTACAAAAATCGAAGGTTATGCATTTTATAACCTTGCAGATATAACTAAAATTACCATATCGGCTACTGTTACTGATATCGGTACAAATGCTTTTGCAAATTGTAAAAGCATTAAGACGGTAGAATTCAAAAAAGGTTCTGTTACTATCGGCGATAATGCATTTTACGACTGTAACCAAATTACGGAGTTGCGTATATTGAGCGGCGATATAACATTTCCGTGTTCATCCATACTTGGAAACAAAATTTCGCAGCTATATTTAGGTGAAGAAGTTACTTCAATATGTCCTAATGCCTTTTCCGGCTGTACACAACTTACAGGTTTGGATATTTCACACTGTAAAAAACTGACGTCAGTACATGCTTCTGCTTTTAGTAATTGTACAAGTTTGGAAGTCCTTAAATTACCAGCTTCGCTTGAATTTATCGATAATTCTGCGTTTTTATCTTGCAGCGGTATTGCCGAGTTGAATATTGCCCATTGTGAAAACTTGAAAAGCATAAAGTCGTCATGTTTTGAAAATTGTTCAAACTTAAAAACGGTTCAGTTACCTAAGTCAATAGAAACTATTGAAAATAGAGCTTTTTATGGTTGTTATCAGATAGAACAAGTAGATTTATCGCCATATTCAAAACTTACCAAAATTGAAAACAGTGTGTTCTCCGGATGTTCAGCACTGCGGAGCATTACCTTCCCGGATAATCTTGAGCGAATTGGAAACTCTGCATTTAATAACTGTTATGCTTTGATGGCAGTACAGTTTCCGAAAAATCTTGAGCAAATCGGGAACTATGCATTTAGTAACTGTTATGCATTGACGGCTGTGCAGTTGCCGAATAATCTTAAGCGAATCGGAAACTATTCATTTAGTGACTGTAGTGCACTGACGGCTGTGCAGTTGCCGAATAACCTTTTAGAAATAGGTAGGAGTGCTTTTTATAATTGTTCGGCAATTACCGGCATTACTTTCGGTCAAAAATTGAGAACAATACAAGATAATGCATTTGAAAAATGCCGCGGTATAAGAGGTGCACTTGACATGCTGGCATGTACAAATCTTACCGAAATTGGAGGTTCAGCCTTTTTAGACTGTTCGGCGATTACGGAAATCAAACTGCCCGCTTCGTTGCAAACGCTCAAGGATAAGAGTTTTGCAAACTGCATAGCTTTAAAAAAAGTTGTTCTTGGAAACGGTGCAATCACCCATACAACTGGTACTAGCGATTCTTTTCTTAAGTGCAAAAGTATTAAGGAGCTGACAATTCTTTCAGGCAAAGTAACTTTTAAGGTAAAAGATATGCTTGCCGATTCATATAAAACGATTTCCTCTGTTGTTTTCGGGGAGGATGTTACCGAAATTGGTTCTACAGCTTTTACTGAGTGTCTCGGTATAAAAGGCGTTTTGGATTTGTCGCAATGCGATAAATTAACATCAATAGGTTATTTGGCATTTTACGGCTGCTCAAAACTACTTGGAGTCCGGTTACCGAAAAACCTTACCAAAATCGACAGTTCAGCATTTTCAAGCTGTATAGGTTTATCAGGTGTTTTAGATATGTCCGCTTGTAACAAGTTAGTGTCGCTCGGCTCTTCCGCCTTTTACGGCTGCTCTAATATAAGCGGCATTAGATTTCCAAAAAACATTAAAACTATCGGATCATCTTGTTTTGCAAATTGTTACAATATAAAAGGCTCGATTGATATGTCAGGTTGTACGGAATTGCAAAAAATCGAAAATTCGATATTTTCTTCCGATAAAAAAATACAAACAGTAAAATTCCCACCCAATATTACCGAAATAGCTGACTCGGCATTTTTAAAATGTTCCGGTTTGACGGAAATTAAACTTCCGGAAAGTCTTACAAAAATTGGGAATAAAGCATTTGGAGAATGTACTGCCTTAGCTTCAGTCGAATTTGGAAACAGCGATATTTTAATAGCAACCGGAAACGATGCTTCGTTTTATAATGACAAAGATATAACTAAATTAACTGTTTTAAAAGGTAATATAAATTTTAAGTGTTCAGATGCCTTCCCGGCTTCGCGTCAAAAAATTAAAACGCTTATTTTAGGTGAAGGTGTTACAGGAATCGGGGCTTCTGCGTTTTCGGGTTGTATCGGCATTGAAGGCACTTTAAATTTAGGCAACTGTAGGGAATTGACCGCTATCGGTAATCAAGCCTTTAATTCATGCTATGGAATAACCGGCGTGCAATTCCCTGCAAGCTTACAAACACTCGGAGAGTCGGCATTTAACGGTTGTAATGGCATAAACACAATGATAGATTTATCTCAGTGTACTTCAATGCAATCTATAGGGAAATCTGCATTTTATAACTGTAAAAAAATTACCGGAGTAAAATTCCCGAACAGCCTTAAATCAATCGGAAGCTCTGCTTTTTGTCAGTGTGTTGAACTTGAAGGGATGGTAGATTTATCCTCATGTTTAGACCTTAAAATTATTGATGAAAAACTGTTTCAAGGGTGCGGTTTAATAAGCGGTTTAGAGTTGCCGAAAACTATCAGTGAAATTAAATCATCTGCATTTGAAAACTGTAAAAAAATTGCTGCAGTTGATCTATCGTCATGTGCCGACTTAACTACTATCGGGGTGCAGGCATTTAAATCTTGTACGGAAGCTGTCATAACCTTGCCGGGTAAGGTAAATTCAGTTGGTACAGCCGCCTTTGGAAATTCAAATGGTTTATACTGTAAAAAAGTACGTATTCCCAGAGGGGCTGACGGTAATAGTTTGAAGGATAGGGTAAAAAGTTCCGGGTATACTGAAACAAGAATTGAGAGGTATTAA
- the dnaB gene encoding replicative DNA helicase — MDSVKNLKNKLPPHNMEAEKAVLGAILIDPDVFTFVRPILDAAAFYSPQHQKIYKAISELDTQSQKADILILTDYLRSANELDSVGGASYIASLTDEVPSSANYEFYAKIVLEAAIRRNLLKVSNKISADVFDDSISSRTVLEEAQKSIFDLTEAGNSATFKSLAEVIMPTLEVLQKLHERKGAYTGVPSGFGNLDNMTYGFQDSEFIIIGARPSVGKTALAMTMAAHIAIDEKIPTAFFSLEMSDMQLVQRLIASRAKINSNRIRSANLTARDFGKVSETCGTLYEAPFYLVDMPNMKLLDLRAIARQLCSPPYNVKIIFIDYITLITGENASIPRHEQIAEISRSLKSLARELNIPVVALSQLTRDAEGKKPGLADIRESGSLEQDADVVMFLHRERADTSEDEAKPIPTELILAKQRNGPIGTVPLLFLSQYTTFVTEAKEK; from the coding sequence ATGGATAGTGTAAAAAATTTAAAAAACAAGCTTCCGCCTCACAATATGGAAGCAGAAAAGGCTGTTTTGGGAGCTATTTTAATAGATCCTGATGTCTTTACCTTTGTAAGACCGATTTTAGATGCAGCAGCTTTTTATTCTCCTCAGCACCAAAAGATATATAAGGCTATTTCGGAATTAGACACCCAGTCTCAAAAGGCGGATATTTTAATATTAACAGACTATCTTCGCTCGGCAAATGAATTGGATTCAGTCGGAGGAGCAAGCTACATAGCATCGCTTACGGATGAGGTTCCAAGCTCTGCAAACTACGAATTTTATGCAAAAATCGTGTTGGAAGCCGCTATAAGAAGAAATTTGCTAAAAGTTTCCAATAAAATTTCTGCAGATGTATTTGATGACAGCATATCGAGCCGAACAGTCTTGGAAGAAGCTCAAAAAAGCATCTTTGACCTTACGGAAGCCGGTAATTCGGCGACTTTTAAGTCTTTGGCTGAGGTCATAATGCCTACTTTGGAGGTTCTCCAAAAACTACACGAACGCAAAGGAGCATACACCGGTGTCCCCTCAGGTTTCGGTAATTTGGATAATATGACCTATGGATTTCAGGACTCGGAATTTATAATAATAGGAGCCCGTCCCTCCGTAGGAAAAACAGCCCTAGCCATGACCATGGCAGCCCACATCGCTATTGACGAAAAAATTCCGACAGCCTTTTTTTCTCTTGAAATGTCCGATATGCAGTTGGTACAGCGTTTGATAGCTTCGAGAGCAAAAATAAATTCAAACAGAATAAGGTCTGCAAACCTAACGGCCAGAGATTTCGGCAAGGTCTCAGAAACCTGCGGTACCCTCTATGAAGCCCCTTTTTACCTTGTGGATATGCCTAATATGAAGCTTTTGGACTTAAGAGCCATAGCCCGCCAGCTTTGTAGTCCGCCCTATAACGTAAAAATCATTTTTATAGACTATATAACCCTTATTACAGGCGAAAATGCAAGCATACCGCGTCATGAACAGATTGCAGAAATTTCAAGGTCTCTAAAAAGCCTGGCAAGAGAACTGAATATTCCCGTAGTTGCCCTATCTCAGCTGACAAGGGATGCCGAAGGAAAAAAACCGGGGCTTGCCGATATAAGGGAATCGGGTTCTCTTGAACAGGATGCCGATGTGGTCATGTTTTTACACCGTGAAAGAGCCGACACAAGCGAAGATGAAGCAAAACCTATTCCTACCGAACTCATTTTAGCAAAACAAAGAAACGGCCCCATAGGTACGGTCCCGCTTTTGTTTTTATCCCAATATACAACCTTTGTTACCGAAGCTAAAGAAAAATAA
- a CDS encoding OmpA family protein: protein MKKVRVLLLLLSVLFIFSCKSAPKQKEEKPAEPEKTQEQEVVKEETDKKAEEKNMPDDYYTVYFAPQSYQIDQFTAQILKEIGEDLKAKNVEKIVIYGHSAKLDSQKDEDRIALQRAIAVASYFQKMKLFDANNIIVEGKGAREPARNHSEITDRFKNRRVEIHSVK, encoded by the coding sequence TTGAAAAAAGTAAGAGTATTACTTTTGCTATTGTCTGTTCTTTTTATTTTTTCATGTAAGTCTGCTCCCAAACAGAAAGAAGAAAAGCCGGCTGAACCTGAAAAAACTCAAGAACAAGAAGTAGTAAAGGAAGAAACAGATAAGAAAGCGGAAGAAAAAAATATGCCCGATGATTATTACACGGTATATTTTGCACCGCAATCTTATCAAATCGATCAGTTTACCGCACAAATACTAAAAGAAATAGGCGAAGATCTAAAGGCAAAAAATGTAGAGAAAATCGTCATTTACGGTCACAGTGCAAAACTGGATTCACAAAAAGATGAAGATCGTATTGCATTACAACGGGCAATTGCTGTTGCAAGCTATTTTCAAAAAATGAAGCTGTTTGATGCTAACAATATAATCGTCGAAGGTAAAGGAGCACGTGAACCTGCCCGAAACCATTCAGAGATTACTGACCGCTTCAAAAACCGAAGAGTCGAAATTCACAGTGTTAAATAA